From Cucumis melo cultivar AY chromosome 1, USDA_Cmelo_AY_1.0, whole genome shotgun sequence, a single genomic window includes:
- the LOC103497546 gene encoding probable LRR receptor-like serine/threonine-protein kinase At5g48740 produces the protein MGFHLLWVGFFLCCEFWVLSLSDDQDGFLSLSCGATTTFTDSSNILWIPDVDYISSGNTSIIENGKGGSFSSDHVRFFPDPQARNCYKLPLKNSSSSVLIRAKFVYKNYDKVEKPPAFFVSLGTAITSIVNLTFHDPWTEEFVWPVNKETASFCLHSIPQGGSPLISSIELRPLPQGAYEDDGLLQSQALRKSYRINCGYTSGSLRYPIDPYDRIWGADRNFKPFHVSSGFKVEANFDVIEVKEAPPAAVVETARVLTRRKELSYNLPLGKEEGDYYVILYFGGILAVHPSFDVLINGRVIESNYTFEKGEIRALYIIQHQIKNLIITLKSVKFYSQINAIEVYQIVHLPLEASSTTVSALEVINQSIGLNLEWEDDPCSPKTWDHVGCEGNLVTSLDLSNINLRTISPTFGDILDLKILDLHNTSLSGEIQNLGSLTHLENLNLSFNKLTSFGSDLKNLSNLKFLDLQNNSLQGIVPDGLGELEDLQLLNLENNRLEGTLPLSLNKGSLEIRTIGNPCLSFSTMTCNDVSSNNNNPAIETPQVTIVPEKKKKKEEEMSSDHNNNYHLPIIIIIVSALAAALLVLITLSLSLLLYLRNIHSQQHTTSQRLTYSTKAAMELRNWNSAKVFSYKEVKSATNNFKEVIGRGSFGSVYLGKLPDGKLVAVKVRFDKTQLGTESFINEVHLLSQIRHQNLVCLEGFCNESKRQILVYEYLPGGSLADHIYGKNRKNVSLSWIRRLKVAVDAAKGLDYLHNGSEPRIIHRDVKCSNILLDMEMNAKVCDFGLSKQISHPDATHVTTVVKGTAGYLDPEYYSTQQLTEKSDVYSFGVVLLELICGREPLSRTGTPDSFNLVLWAKPYLQAGAFEIVDENLRGSFDVESMKKAALVAIRCVDRDASQRPNIGQVLADLKQAYDAQFAYLSTFDH, from the exons ATGGGATTTCATCTCTTGTGGGTTGGCTTCTTCCTTTGCTGTGAGTTTTGGGTTCTTTCCTTGAGTGATGATCAAGATG GATTCCTAAGCTTATCCTGTGGAGCAACTACCACCTTCACTGACTCCTCCAACATTTTATGGATTCCGGACGTCGATTACATCAGCTCTGGTAACACCTCAATCATCGAAAATGGCAAAGGCGGATCCTTTTCCAGTGACCATGTTCGGTTCTTCCCCGACCCCCAAGCTCGAAATTGTTACAAGCTACCACTTAAGAATAGCTCCTCATCAGTTCTCATTAGAGCTAAGTTTGTGTACAAAAACTATGACAAGGTTGAGAAGCCCCCTGCATTCTTTGTTTCTCTTGGGACAGCCATAACTAGCATTGTGAACCTTACTTTTCATGACCCTTGGACCGAGGAGTTTGTTTGGCCAGTTAACAAGGAAACTGCCTCCTTTTGTTTACACTCCATTCCTCAGGGTGGTAGCCCTTTGATATCTTCCATTGAACTTCGGCCCCTACCGCAAGGAGCTTACGAAGATGATGGCTTACTTCAGAGTCAGGCTCTAAGAAAGTCGTATCGAATCAATTGCGGTTACACCAGTGGATCTCTCAG GTACCCGATTGATCCATACGACCGAATATGGGGCGCGGACCGGAACTTCAAGCCATTTCATGTGTCATCGGGGTTCAAAGTTGAGGCCAACTTCGATGTGATAGAAGTGAAGGAAGCTCCACCAGCTGCAGTTGTTGAAACAGCAAGAGTTTTGACAAGAAGAAAAGAGCTAAGCTACAACCTTCCACTTGGAAAGGAAGAAGGAGATTACTATGTGATTCTTTACTTTGGTGGGATTCTTGCTGTTCATCCTTCATTTGATGTGTTGATCAATGGGAGAGTTATTGAATCAAATTACACTTTTGAAAAGGGAGAAATTAGGGCTTTGTATATCATTCAACACCAAATCAAGAACTTGATTATCACTCTCAAGAGTGTTAAATTCTATTCTCAAATCAATGCTATTGAGGTCTATCAGATTGTTCATCTTCCTTTGGAAGCTTCATCAACCACAG TTTCAGCCCTTGAGGTGATTAATCAATCTATTGGTTTGAATTTGGAATGGGAAGATGATCCATGTTCTCCAAAAACATGGGATCATGTTGGATGTGAAGGAAATCTTGTTACATCTCT AGACCTTTCCAACATCAACTTGAGGACGATCAGCCCGACGTTTGGCGACATTCTCGATCTCAAAATATT GGATTTGCACAACACTTCCCTTTCGGGAGAAATACAAAATTTGGGCAGTCTGACTCATCTTGAGAATTT GAATTTGAGTTTCAACAAGCTAACTTCATTTGGGTCAGATTTGAAGAACCTTAGCAACCTCAAATTTCT GGACTTGCAGAACAACAGTCTCCAGGGAATTGTTCCAGATGGCTTGGGAGAACTTGAAGATCTTCAATTATT GAATTTGGAGAACAATAGGCTGGAAGGCACCCTCCCATTGTCTTTGAACAAAGGAAGTCTTGAAATTAG AACAATAGGAAACCCTTGTTTGTCATTCTCCACAATGACATGCAATGATGTGtcatcaaataataataatccagcCATTGAAACACCACAAGTCACAATTGTTcctgagaagaagaagaagaaggaggaggagatGAGCAGTgatcataataataattatcatttgcctatcattattattattgtttctgCACTTGCTGCTGCTTTATTAGTTCTCATCACTCTCTCCCTTTCACTTTTACTCTACTTGAGGAATATCCACTCTCAACAACACACAACATCTCAACGACTCACATACTCAACAA AAGCAGCAATGGAGCTAAGGAATTGGAACAGTGCAAAAGTATTCTCCTACAAGGAGGTAAAGTCGGCTACAAATAACTTCAAGGAAGTGATTGGAAGAGGAAGCTTTGGATCTGTTTATCTTGGAAAGCTTCCCGACGGTAAACTTGTGGCTGTCAAAGTAAGGTTTGACAAAACCCAACTTGGGACTGAGTCCTTTATCAATGAG GTTCACCTCTTGTCTCAAATTCGTCATCAAAATCTAGTTTGTTTGGAAGGATTTTGTAATGAATCGAAACGACAAATACTTGTTTATGAGTATTTACCTGGTGGATCTTTGGCTGATCACATTTATG GCAAGAACAGAAAAAATGTTTCACTTAGTTGGATTAGAAGACTCAAAGTTGCTGTTGATGCAGCAAAAG GGTTGGACTATTTACACAATGGAAGTGAGCCAAGAATAATCCATAGAGATGTGAAGTGTAGTAACATTCTTTTGGATATGGAAATGAATGCAAAAGTTTGTGATTTTGGGCTTTCCAAGCAAATTTCACATCCTGATGCAACTCATGTCACCACTGTTGTCAAAGGCACTGCTGGCTATTTGGATCCCGA GTACTATTCCACACAACAATTAACCGAAAAGAGTGACGTGTATAGTTTTGGAGTTGTATTGTTAGAGTTGATTTGTGGAAGAGAGCCCTTAAGTCGCACAGGAACTCCAGATTCATTCAATTTGGTGCTATGG GCAAAGCCCTACTTACAAGCAGGTGCATTTGAGATAGTAGATGAAAATTTGAGAGGAAGTTTTGATGTTGAAAGCATGAAAAAGGCAGCTCTTGTTGCTATAAGATGTGTGGATAGAGATGCTTCTCAAAGGCCTAATATTGGACAAGTTTTGGCTGACCTAAAACAAGCTTATGATGCTCAATTTGCATATCTCTCTACTTTTGACCATTGa